The following proteins come from a genomic window of Plectropomus leopardus isolate mb chromosome 11, YSFRI_Pleo_2.0, whole genome shotgun sequence:
- the cep152 gene encoding centrosomal protein of 152 kDa isoform X2, with translation MSIDFDSAALQTQHDEEEYDQEDYAREQELHKLLTDLPDDMLEDSRDSSSPELECSTCSNKNTGNSPQSTWTQQWSDHPRLTSHEQNYEVDYDQHPHDEYPYEDGAVQINGHHPQSQPLPHTWNQDHQFNQGDYTYTSTGTEKSTETNDFSTDDYESKPYPQGTNNAVAHNGDRGCRDNQNYGDHDSRNHFQNLKSGGLDRGADQHKASYNPHHPALQPKIFNPKAVHHEGQFDHLQREFLDSTQQTADREQLAQLQILNKAQQRQIEDLERKLEDSRRNMRYIEHQFAIAKDEKDGLAVSLKESSQLIEEAKGREVQMQTKLKAMQQQVQVLTERDQENTKKQRVAEAAVDSMKQQMLELCRSDTLSKARQQHDRDLAIVKEQHEAALLTLEQKLDSTAQDLSEQIDVGQRLREQVKQLERQREEEQVERARIVNTLTQRLEESQQQCAKLLQTSSVQEMSQILIKLQQAQSAKALSENMNQVLQEDLADLKEQITLYESAVKHGVIALDLNSEWENQLSESCVDLGLKKANLKNGTLHRTALAHLSDSKLPKDEALQLLRVEMQRCLGSLKGKRQKITQLQEELQLCQGKVNELQTQLDEAKLCSSVRETSQMKHLDLTGESQKEFSRLQEDKRHLQEQVEVLEKKNKDLKQSEEKVRSANLELCTKMREMIQELDQEKQEAAERAERIHQQYRDDVVDRVRTELMLEHDAQLEQLTVQHQQQVQQLQTQLSEANDKILAVQECYISVCKEKDMLEESIRNREIEEALIRENELKMREESGTAVEKLRAELEAQHQASVNQLKALWSKEKETEIQQQVNSQVALVKAAWKEELQKTCVQRLEEATTEKRRETAEATCQANETGASSVTAEELDSRLSAQKQQLQLEADKVKRKAVEEAKKQAQREMHEKHLEDMAKQVEGAVTRAYNRWVEDLTSLPEYQASLQTEREKWEELQLKRTEQQVSEALRKAEEQWHKEHNNHLEEQSSGTQRMEELQEEVAALQSQLEQGRREQAALLKAELAGARAAWKRDKQQEISVVQARSEQVHQSKMQEQRKKLEQALQQAREDADLHKKELLLQMEAKLQQTVREREEAWRCQLAEKEQAQRQHIRDELLSELQTCLAEVQAQLFRDPKTDQQGTEDTRRPSGATSEGTITHIIQTSCKDIVSRAVSQAKKEWTKISEERLSRVLKETQEQHEREIDKMQSSLSQRKEQARCRKECTETLSKLQKRNQELQRHLEKACRQLQHSVREHKTAMQHMKDEHESSLQKAKEKHLQQLEEEKRAKESSGSSDQQNAQQGLEEMKQQYLMAVEKIRGDMLRYLQDSRERAAEMIRMEVQRERQDTARKMRRYYLTCLQELLEDGGKPTGAEKKIMNAASKLAAMAKVLETPFKSKSGKNHSLQNCLTAVPTADCLPGRNAGFSKNPPTLTELPDIRPKERSLREKTSADSEQKQAAAARTKPHQDISASGKEEASIHAALKPQTAAHSHLGSFKTSQQMAFPPQVDLGNVSVRSKSRELYLQGADIRLDSEQQSKPFLIQEAPVRDERKPDWSLTSSDSETGFQVSTLSYSGRKVEPVKPFSVSAALASDLGEFVGLTPDVSDMTVYNEIAKKTPHTQTLNFQHAKMSTHREPTPGSEAEQQHRVCSRPLFSELRHHQQDSGFDSPFYQQK, from the exons ATGTCTATTGATTTCGACAGCGCTGCTCTTCAAACCCAGCATGATGAAGAAGAGTACGACCAAGAGGACTATGCAAGAGAGCAAGAG TTGCACAAATTGCTCACTGACTTGCCTGATGACATGCTGGAGGACAGCAGAGACTCCTCCTCCCCAGAGCTGGAGTGCTCTACCTGCAGCAATAAAAACACGGGCAACAG CCCACAGTCCACGTGGACTCAACAGTGGTCAGACCATCCAAGGCTAACCTCTCATGAACAG AACTATGAGGTTGACTATGATCAACATCCCCATGATGAGTACCCTTATGAGGACGGAGCTGTTCAGATCAATGGACATCACCCTCAAAGTCAACCTCTGCCTCACACCTGGAACCAGGATCATCAGTTCAACCAGGGAGATTATACATACACCAGCACAGGCACAGAAAAATCTACAGAGACCAATGATTTCTCCACAGACGATTATGAGTCTAAACCGTACCCTCAGGGTACAAATAATGCTGTAGCGCATAATGGAGACAGAGGATGCAGAGACAACCAAAACTACGGGGACCACGACAGCAGGAACCATTTCCAA AATTTAAAGTCTGGAGGGCTAGACAGAGGAGCGGATCAGCACAAGGCCAGCTACAATCCTCACCATCCTGCCCTTCAGCCAAAGATATTTAACCCAAAGGCTGTTCACCATGAAGGTCAATTTGACCATCTGCAGAGAGAATTCCTTGACTCGACACAAC AAACTGCTGATAGAGAGCAGCTTGCCCAGCTGCAGATTTTAAACAAGGCTCAGCAGAGGCAAATTGAAGACTTGGAGAGAAAACTGGAGGATTCAAGGCGTAATATGAGATATATCGAGCATCAGTTTGCAATTGCCAAAG ATGAAAAGGATGGCCTAGCAGTGAGTCTAAAGGAGTCGAGCCAACTGATAGAAGAGGCCAAAGGGAGAGAGGTTCAAATGCAAACCAAACTGAAAGCAATGCAGCAGCAAGTACAGGTCCTTACTGAGCGAGACCAGGAG aaCACGAAGAAGCAGAGGGTGGCAGAGGCCGCAGTGGACAGCATGAAGCAGCAGATGTTGGAGCTGTGTCGCTCTGACACTCTGTCCAAAGCCCGGCAGCAGCATGACAGAGACCTCGCCATCGTGAAGGAGCAGCATGAGGCTGCACTATTGACACTGGAGCAGAAGCTCGACTCGACAGCTCAGGATCTGAGCGAGCAG ATTGACGTTGGTCAGAGGTTACGAGAGCAGGTGAAGCAGCTGGAGCGccagagagaagaggagcaaGTGGAGAGAGCCAGAATTGTCAACACCCTCACTCAGCGTCTGGAGGAGAGTCAGCAACAATGTGCCAAGCTATTGCAGACAA GTTCAGTGCAGGAGATGAGTCAGATACTAATCAAACTACAACAGGCTCAATCAGCCAAAGCACTGAGTGAAAACATGAACCAAGTCTTACAG GAGGATCTGGCAGATTTGAAGGAGCAGATCACTTTGTATGAATCTGCTGTGAAACACGGTGTTATTGCTTTAGACCTGAATAGTGAGTGGGAGAACCAGCTGTCTGAATCCTGTGTGGATTTAGGATTGAAGAAAGCAAACTTGAAAAATGGCACGCTACACAG AACCGCCCTGGCTCACCTGTCAGACTCCAAGCTGCCCAAAGATGAAGCTTTGCAGCTGCTGCGGGTGGAGATGCAGCGCTGCCTGGGTAGTCTGAAGGGGAAGCGGCAGAAGATCActcagctgcaggaggagctgcagctctgccaGGGTAAAGTGAACGAGCTGCAGACCCAGTTGGATGAGGCCAAGCTCTGCTCTTCG GTCAGAGAGACGAGCCAGATGAAACATCTAGACCTGACTGGAGAGTCTCAGAAAGAGTTCTCAAGACTACAGGAAGACAAACGACACTTGCAGGAACAAGTGGAg GTGTTAGAAAAGAAGAATAAGGATCTGAAACAGAGTGAGGAGAAGGTGAGGTCTGCAAACTTGGAGCTTTGCACCAAGATGAGGGAGATGATCCAGGAACTGGACCAGGAGAAGCAGGAGGCTGCTGAGAG AGCTGAGCGCATACATCAGCAGTACAGGGACGACGTGGTGGACCGGGTCAGAACCGAGCTCATGCTGGAACATGACGCTCAGCTTGAACAGCTGACTgtgcagcaccagcagcaggtCCAACAGTTACA GACCCAGCTGTCTGAGGCCAATGATAAGATTTTGGCTGTGCAAGAGTGCTACATATCAGTCTGCAAGGAAAAAGACATGCTTGAAGAGAGCATTCGCAACAGGGAGATAGAGGAAGCTTTGATCAGAGAAAATGAG CTAAAGATGAGAGAAGAGAGTGGCACAGCGGTGGAGAAGCTAAGGGCGGAGCTCGAGGCTCAGCATCAGGCCTCTGTAAACCAGCTCAAAGCTCTCTGGTCCAAAGAGAAGGAGACTGAGATTCAGCAGCAGGTGAACTCTCAGGTAGCTTTAGTCAAGGCTGCTTGGAAGGAAGAGCTACAAAAG ACCTGTGTCCAAAGGCTGGAGGAGGCTACAACAGAGAAACGGAGAGAGACTGCTGAGGCAACCTGTCAGGCCAATGAGACTGGAGCCAGCAGTGTTACTGCTGAGGAGCTGGACTCCCGGCTCAGTGCCCAGAAACAGCAGCTGCAACTGGAAGCTGACAAAGTCAAACGCAAAGCTGTGGAGGAAGCCAAGAAACAAGCCCAGAGAGAGATGCATGAGAAACACCTTGAGGACATGGCCAAACAG gttgAAGGTGCTGTAACCAGGGCCTACAATCGCTGGGTTGAAGATTTGACTTCATTACCAGAATATCAAGCCTCTCTccaaacagagagggagaaatgggAAGAACTACAACTAAAACGCACAGAGCAACAG gTATCTGAGGCCCTGAGGAAGGCAGAGGAGCAGTGGCATAAGGAGCACAACAACCATCTGGAGGAGCAGAGCTCTGGAACGCAGAGGATGGAGGAGCTCCAAGAGGAGGTGGCAGCTCTCCAGAGTCAGCTGGAACAAGGGAGGAGAGAGCAAGCTGCCCTGCTGAAGGCTGAGCTGGCCGGAGCTAGAGCAGCTTGGAAACGAGACAAACAGCAGGAGATCTCTGTTGTCCAGGCCCGCAGTGAGCAGGTGCACCAAAGCAAGATGCAAGAGCAGCGCAAAAAGCTGGAGCAGGCTTTGCAGCAGGCCAGAGAGGATGCTGACCTCCATAAGAAGGAGCTGCTCCTGCAGATGGAGGCCAAGCTGCAGCAGACTGTGAGGGAGCGAGAGGAGGCATGGAGATGTCAGCTTGCAGAGAAGGAGCAGGCACAGAGACAACACATAAGAGATGAATTACTCTCAGAGCTTCAGACCTGTCTGGCAGAGGTCCAGGCACAACTTTTCAGGGATCCCAAAACAGATCAGCAAGGCACTGAAGACACCAGGAGGCCCAGCGGGGCCACATCAGAGGGTACCATAACACACATCATCCAAACATCCTGCAAAGACATAGTCAGCAGAGCAGTATCTCAAGCCAAGAAGGAATGGACAAAA ATAAGTGAGGAGAGACTGAGCCGTGTGTTAAAAGAAACACAGGAGCAGCATGAGAGAGAAATCGACAAAATGCAAA GCTCTCTGTCCCAGAGGAAGGAGCAGGCTCGCTGCAGAAAGGAGTGCACTGAGACATTAAGTAAGCTGCAGAAAAGGAACCAGGAGCTCCAGAGACACTTGGAGAAAGCCTGTCGTCAGCTCCAGCACAGTGTTCGAGAGCACAAAACTGCCATGCAGCATATGAAAG ATGAGCATGAAAGCAGCTTACAGAAGGCAAAGGAGaaacatctgcagcagctggaggaggagaagagagctAAAGAATCCTCTGG GAGTTCTGATCAACAGAATGCTCAGCAAGGCCTCGAGGAGATGAAGCAGCAGTACCTCATGGCTGTAGAAAAGATCAGAG GAGACATGCTGCGTTACCTCCAGGATAGTCGGGAGCGAGCTGCAGAGATGATCCGAATGGAGGTGCAGAGGGAGAGGCAGGACACTGCCAGAAAGATGCGCCGCTATTATCTGACCTGTCTGCAGGAGTTACTGGAGGACGGAGGAAAGCCTACGGG ggctgaaaagaaaataatgaatgctGCAAGCAAGCTGGCTGCCATGGCTAAAGTGCTGGAGACGCCTTTCAAAAGTAAATCTGGGAAGAACCACAGTTTACAAA ATTGTTTGACGGCTGTGCCCACAGCTGACTGCCTTCCAGGTAGAAATGCAGGTTTTAGTAAGAACCCGCCAACACTAACTGAGCTCCCTGACATCAGGCCAAAGGAGAGATCCCTCAGGGAAAAGACTTCTGCTGATTCAGAGCAGAAACAAGCAGCCGCAGCAAGGACTAAACCTCATCAGGACATTTCTGCGTCTGGGAAGGAAGAGGCCTCAATACATGCAGCGCTGAAACCCCAAACTGCTGCTCACTCACACCTCGGCTCTTTCAAAACTTCCCAACAGATGGCGTTTCCTCCTCAGGTGGATCTTGGCAACGTGTCTGTGAGGAGTAAAAGCAGGGAGCTGTACCTGCAGGGAGCAGACATCCGCCTTGACTCGGAGCAACAGAGCAAACCGTTCCTCATCCAGGAGGCTCCTGTCAGAGACGAGAGGAAGCCCGACTGGAGCCTGACCAGTAGTGATTCAGAAACAGGCTTCCAAGTTTCCACGCTCTCGTACTCTGGGAGGAAAGTAGAGCCAGTAAAgcccttttctgtctctgctgcattAGCCAGTGACTTAGGAGAGTTTGTTGGCCTCACCCCAGATGTTTCTGACATGACTGTGTACAATGAAATTGCTAAAAAGACTCCACACACCCAGACCTTGAACTTTCAGCATGCAAAGATGAGTACACATAGAGAGCCCACCCCTGGCTCTGAggctgagcagcagcacagagttTGTTCAAGGCCTCTGTTCTCTGAGCTAAGACATCACCAGCAGGACAGCGGCTTCGACAGCCCGTTCTACCAACAGAAATGA
- the cep152 gene encoding centrosomal protein of 152 kDa isoform X1: MSIDFDSAALQTQHDEEEYDQEDYAREQELHKLLTDLPDDMLEDSRDSSSPELECSTCSNKNTGNSPQSTWTQQWSDHPRLTSHEQNYEVDYDQHPHDEYPYEDGAVQINGHHPQSQPLPHTWNQDHQFNQGDYTYTSTGTEKSTETNDFSTDDYESKPYPQGTNNAVAHNGDRGCRDNQNYGDHDSRNHFQNLKSGGLDRGADQHKASYNPHHPALQPKIFNPKAVHHEGQFDHLQREFLDSTQQTADREQLAQLQILNKAQQRQIEDLERKLEDSRRNMRYIEHQFAIAKDEKDGLAVSLKESSQLIEEAKGREVQMQTKLKAMQQQVQVLTERDQENTKKQRVAEAAVDSMKQQMLELCRSDTLSKARQQHDRDLAIVKEQHEAALLTLEQKLDSTAQDLSEQIDVGQRLREQVKQLERQREEEQVERARIVNTLTQRLEESQQQCAKLLQTSSVQEMSQILIKLQQAQSAKALSENMNQVLQEDLADLKEQITLYESAVKHGVIALDLNSEWENQLSESCVDLGLKKANLKNGTLHRTALAHLSDSKLPKDEALQLLRVEMQRCLGSLKGKRQKITQLQEELQLCQGKVNELQTQLDEAKLCSSVRETSQMKHLDLTGESQKEFSRLQEDKRHLQEQVEVLEKKNKDLKQSEEKVRSANLELCTKMREMIQELDQEKQEAAERAERIHQQYRDDVVDRVRTELMLEHDAQLEQLTVQHQQQVQQLQTQLSEANDKILAVQECYISVCKEKDMLEESIRNREIEEALIRENELKMREESGTAVEKLRAELEAQHQASVNQLKALWSKEKETEIQQQVNSQVALVKAAWKEELQKMEKTCVQRLEEATTEKRRETAEATCQANETGASSVTAEELDSRLSAQKQQLQLEADKVKRKAVEEAKKQAQREMHEKHLEDMAKQVEGAVTRAYNRWVEDLTSLPEYQASLQTEREKWEELQLKRTEQQVSEALRKAEEQWHKEHNNHLEEQSSGTQRMEELQEEVAALQSQLEQGRREQAALLKAELAGARAAWKRDKQQEISVVQARSEQVHQSKMQEQRKKLEQALQQAREDADLHKKELLLQMEAKLQQTVREREEAWRCQLAEKEQAQRQHIRDELLSELQTCLAEVQAQLFRDPKTDQQGTEDTRRPSGATSEGTITHIIQTSCKDIVSRAVSQAKKEWTKISEERLSRVLKETQEQHEREIDKMQSSLSQRKEQARCRKECTETLSKLQKRNQELQRHLEKACRQLQHSVREHKTAMQHMKDEHESSLQKAKEKHLQQLEEEKRAKESSGSSDQQNAQQGLEEMKQQYLMAVEKIRGDMLRYLQDSRERAAEMIRMEVQRERQDTARKMRRYYLTCLQELLEDGGKPTGAEKKIMNAASKLAAMAKVLETPFKSKSGKNHSLQNCLTAVPTADCLPGRNAGFSKNPPTLTELPDIRPKERSLREKTSADSEQKQAAAARTKPHQDISASGKEEASIHAALKPQTAAHSHLGSFKTSQQMAFPPQVDLGNVSVRSKSRELYLQGADIRLDSEQQSKPFLIQEAPVRDERKPDWSLTSSDSETGFQVSTLSYSGRKVEPVKPFSVSAALASDLGEFVGLTPDVSDMTVYNEIAKKTPHTQTLNFQHAKMSTHREPTPGSEAEQQHRVCSRPLFSELRHHQQDSGFDSPFYQQK; encoded by the exons ATGTCTATTGATTTCGACAGCGCTGCTCTTCAAACCCAGCATGATGAAGAAGAGTACGACCAAGAGGACTATGCAAGAGAGCAAGAG TTGCACAAATTGCTCACTGACTTGCCTGATGACATGCTGGAGGACAGCAGAGACTCCTCCTCCCCAGAGCTGGAGTGCTCTACCTGCAGCAATAAAAACACGGGCAACAG CCCACAGTCCACGTGGACTCAACAGTGGTCAGACCATCCAAGGCTAACCTCTCATGAACAG AACTATGAGGTTGACTATGATCAACATCCCCATGATGAGTACCCTTATGAGGACGGAGCTGTTCAGATCAATGGACATCACCCTCAAAGTCAACCTCTGCCTCACACCTGGAACCAGGATCATCAGTTCAACCAGGGAGATTATACATACACCAGCACAGGCACAGAAAAATCTACAGAGACCAATGATTTCTCCACAGACGATTATGAGTCTAAACCGTACCCTCAGGGTACAAATAATGCTGTAGCGCATAATGGAGACAGAGGATGCAGAGACAACCAAAACTACGGGGACCACGACAGCAGGAACCATTTCCAA AATTTAAAGTCTGGAGGGCTAGACAGAGGAGCGGATCAGCACAAGGCCAGCTACAATCCTCACCATCCTGCCCTTCAGCCAAAGATATTTAACCCAAAGGCTGTTCACCATGAAGGTCAATTTGACCATCTGCAGAGAGAATTCCTTGACTCGACACAAC AAACTGCTGATAGAGAGCAGCTTGCCCAGCTGCAGATTTTAAACAAGGCTCAGCAGAGGCAAATTGAAGACTTGGAGAGAAAACTGGAGGATTCAAGGCGTAATATGAGATATATCGAGCATCAGTTTGCAATTGCCAAAG ATGAAAAGGATGGCCTAGCAGTGAGTCTAAAGGAGTCGAGCCAACTGATAGAAGAGGCCAAAGGGAGAGAGGTTCAAATGCAAACCAAACTGAAAGCAATGCAGCAGCAAGTACAGGTCCTTACTGAGCGAGACCAGGAG aaCACGAAGAAGCAGAGGGTGGCAGAGGCCGCAGTGGACAGCATGAAGCAGCAGATGTTGGAGCTGTGTCGCTCTGACACTCTGTCCAAAGCCCGGCAGCAGCATGACAGAGACCTCGCCATCGTGAAGGAGCAGCATGAGGCTGCACTATTGACACTGGAGCAGAAGCTCGACTCGACAGCTCAGGATCTGAGCGAGCAG ATTGACGTTGGTCAGAGGTTACGAGAGCAGGTGAAGCAGCTGGAGCGccagagagaagaggagcaaGTGGAGAGAGCCAGAATTGTCAACACCCTCACTCAGCGTCTGGAGGAGAGTCAGCAACAATGTGCCAAGCTATTGCAGACAA GTTCAGTGCAGGAGATGAGTCAGATACTAATCAAACTACAACAGGCTCAATCAGCCAAAGCACTGAGTGAAAACATGAACCAAGTCTTACAG GAGGATCTGGCAGATTTGAAGGAGCAGATCACTTTGTATGAATCTGCTGTGAAACACGGTGTTATTGCTTTAGACCTGAATAGTGAGTGGGAGAACCAGCTGTCTGAATCCTGTGTGGATTTAGGATTGAAGAAAGCAAACTTGAAAAATGGCACGCTACACAG AACCGCCCTGGCTCACCTGTCAGACTCCAAGCTGCCCAAAGATGAAGCTTTGCAGCTGCTGCGGGTGGAGATGCAGCGCTGCCTGGGTAGTCTGAAGGGGAAGCGGCAGAAGATCActcagctgcaggaggagctgcagctctgccaGGGTAAAGTGAACGAGCTGCAGACCCAGTTGGATGAGGCCAAGCTCTGCTCTTCG GTCAGAGAGACGAGCCAGATGAAACATCTAGACCTGACTGGAGAGTCTCAGAAAGAGTTCTCAAGACTACAGGAAGACAAACGACACTTGCAGGAACAAGTGGAg GTGTTAGAAAAGAAGAATAAGGATCTGAAACAGAGTGAGGAGAAGGTGAGGTCTGCAAACTTGGAGCTTTGCACCAAGATGAGGGAGATGATCCAGGAACTGGACCAGGAGAAGCAGGAGGCTGCTGAGAG AGCTGAGCGCATACATCAGCAGTACAGGGACGACGTGGTGGACCGGGTCAGAACCGAGCTCATGCTGGAACATGACGCTCAGCTTGAACAGCTGACTgtgcagcaccagcagcaggtCCAACAGTTACA GACCCAGCTGTCTGAGGCCAATGATAAGATTTTGGCTGTGCAAGAGTGCTACATATCAGTCTGCAAGGAAAAAGACATGCTTGAAGAGAGCATTCGCAACAGGGAGATAGAGGAAGCTTTGATCAGAGAAAATGAG CTAAAGATGAGAGAAGAGAGTGGCACAGCGGTGGAGAAGCTAAGGGCGGAGCTCGAGGCTCAGCATCAGGCCTCTGTAAACCAGCTCAAAGCTCTCTGGTCCAAAGAGAAGGAGACTGAGATTCAGCAGCAGGTGAACTCTCAGGTAGCTTTAGTCAAGGCTGCTTGGAAGGAAGAGCTACAAAAG ATGGAGAAGACCTGTGTCCAAAGGCTGGAGGAGGCTACAACAGAGAAACGGAGAGAGACTGCTGAGGCAACCTGTCAGGCCAATGAGACTGGAGCCAGCAGTGTTACTGCTGAGGAGCTGGACTCCCGGCTCAGTGCCCAGAAACAGCAGCTGCAACTGGAAGCTGACAAAGTCAAACGCAAAGCTGTGGAGGAAGCCAAGAAACAAGCCCAGAGAGAGATGCATGAGAAACACCTTGAGGACATGGCCAAACAG gttgAAGGTGCTGTAACCAGGGCCTACAATCGCTGGGTTGAAGATTTGACTTCATTACCAGAATATCAAGCCTCTCTccaaacagagagggagaaatgggAAGAACTACAACTAAAACGCACAGAGCAACAG gTATCTGAGGCCCTGAGGAAGGCAGAGGAGCAGTGGCATAAGGAGCACAACAACCATCTGGAGGAGCAGAGCTCTGGAACGCAGAGGATGGAGGAGCTCCAAGAGGAGGTGGCAGCTCTCCAGAGTCAGCTGGAACAAGGGAGGAGAGAGCAAGCTGCCCTGCTGAAGGCTGAGCTGGCCGGAGCTAGAGCAGCTTGGAAACGAGACAAACAGCAGGAGATCTCTGTTGTCCAGGCCCGCAGTGAGCAGGTGCACCAAAGCAAGATGCAAGAGCAGCGCAAAAAGCTGGAGCAGGCTTTGCAGCAGGCCAGAGAGGATGCTGACCTCCATAAGAAGGAGCTGCTCCTGCAGATGGAGGCCAAGCTGCAGCAGACTGTGAGGGAGCGAGAGGAGGCATGGAGATGTCAGCTTGCAGAGAAGGAGCAGGCACAGAGACAACACATAAGAGATGAATTACTCTCAGAGCTTCAGACCTGTCTGGCAGAGGTCCAGGCACAACTTTTCAGGGATCCCAAAACAGATCAGCAAGGCACTGAAGACACCAGGAGGCCCAGCGGGGCCACATCAGAGGGTACCATAACACACATCATCCAAACATCCTGCAAAGACATAGTCAGCAGAGCAGTATCTCAAGCCAAGAAGGAATGGACAAAA ATAAGTGAGGAGAGACTGAGCCGTGTGTTAAAAGAAACACAGGAGCAGCATGAGAGAGAAATCGACAAAATGCAAA GCTCTCTGTCCCAGAGGAAGGAGCAGGCTCGCTGCAGAAAGGAGTGCACTGAGACATTAAGTAAGCTGCAGAAAAGGAACCAGGAGCTCCAGAGACACTTGGAGAAAGCCTGTCGTCAGCTCCAGCACAGTGTTCGAGAGCACAAAACTGCCATGCAGCATATGAAAG ATGAGCATGAAAGCAGCTTACAGAAGGCAAAGGAGaaacatctgcagcagctggaggaggagaagagagctAAAGAATCCTCTGG GAGTTCTGATCAACAGAATGCTCAGCAAGGCCTCGAGGAGATGAAGCAGCAGTACCTCATGGCTGTAGAAAAGATCAGAG GAGACATGCTGCGTTACCTCCAGGATAGTCGGGAGCGAGCTGCAGAGATGATCCGAATGGAGGTGCAGAGGGAGAGGCAGGACACTGCCAGAAAGATGCGCCGCTATTATCTGACCTGTCTGCAGGAGTTACTGGAGGACGGAGGAAAGCCTACGGG ggctgaaaagaaaataatgaatgctGCAAGCAAGCTGGCTGCCATGGCTAAAGTGCTGGAGACGCCTTTCAAAAGTAAATCTGGGAAGAACCACAGTTTACAAA ATTGTTTGACGGCTGTGCCCACAGCTGACTGCCTTCCAGGTAGAAATGCAGGTTTTAGTAAGAACCCGCCAACACTAACTGAGCTCCCTGACATCAGGCCAAAGGAGAGATCCCTCAGGGAAAAGACTTCTGCTGATTCAGAGCAGAAACAAGCAGCCGCAGCAAGGACTAAACCTCATCAGGACATTTCTGCGTCTGGGAAGGAAGAGGCCTCAATACATGCAGCGCTGAAACCCCAAACTGCTGCTCACTCACACCTCGGCTCTTTCAAAACTTCCCAACAGATGGCGTTTCCTCCTCAGGTGGATCTTGGCAACGTGTCTGTGAGGAGTAAAAGCAGGGAGCTGTACCTGCAGGGAGCAGACATCCGCCTTGACTCGGAGCAACAGAGCAAACCGTTCCTCATCCAGGAGGCTCCTGTCAGAGACGAGAGGAAGCCCGACTGGAGCCTGACCAGTAGTGATTCAGAAACAGGCTTCCAAGTTTCCACGCTCTCGTACTCTGGGAGGAAAGTAGAGCCAGTAAAgcccttttctgtctctgctgcattAGCCAGTGACTTAGGAGAGTTTGTTGGCCTCACCCCAGATGTTTCTGACATGACTGTGTACAATGAAATTGCTAAAAAGACTCCACACACCCAGACCTTGAACTTTCAGCATGCAAAGATGAGTACACATAGAGAGCCCACCCCTGGCTCTGAggctgagcagcagcacagagttTGTTCAAGGCCTCTGTTCTCTGAGCTAAGACATCACCAGCAGGACAGCGGCTTCGACAGCCCGTTCTACCAACAGAAATGA